CAGACCATTATTGTGTCTCCTACTGACAGCAGATCAGCTCTTTCAGAGGGAGGATATTGGGAATGTGATAAGAGCATCGTTTGCGGAGCAGTTTACTAAATCGATGTTTTGGTAGAGGGAAGAGCAATGTGGAATTTAACTTAGACACTTCATATATGCACGTGGTCTGCAGTGTGAGGCCAGTTTATGTCAGAATGGAGTAAGATGGCTGTTCGTGGTGCACGTTAGCAGCAGTTGAGAGAGGTGGGCAGGATTAACCTTTGGAGATAGAGTTCAACCATCTGTTCTGTACTTTTATAAGAACTTGAGTGTGGGAAATCCTAATGTTGACAGTTTCTATGCAAAATGAAATCAGCTTATATGATACTGGGGCTTTCCTGTTTCATATAGGGTGTTACAGTCACAGAATCTTTTTAATATGCTCTGTTGCTTTTGATCTTGTACACAACAATCCTAACAAAACCCCTCTGGCTAAGAAGGcattaattttcatgtgtcacttgGGAGAAGGGAATATCTTTGCTTAATAGAATGGTATATGaattctagctttttttttttttccctcaaagtaaTCCAGCAGGGATGGGAGGCAAAGTATGTAGGAGGTATAGAGAAAACAAGATTGTCCCTGAGTTCGTAATTCTTCTTGAACCTGGGTGACAGTACACAGGGGCTCATTGTACtattctctgctttttttccacaatgaaataggttttttaaattctacattgtatttttccatttatctgactcacaaaaaaattttaattcttaaacaAGAATGACCAGGAGGCTTAGTATAAGTAACCGGCTGGAtaaatattcttttgcttttccctttAGATGACTTTAAGCCAGCATCCATAGACACTTCCTGTGAAGGAGAGCTTCAGGTTGGCAAAGGAGATGAAGTCACAATTACCCTGCCACATATCCCTGTAAGTTTATGCACCGTGGAATCACAGTGAATCCTCATATTCTATTTATTGCAATTTGAATTTtcctactatttaaaaatttttagatttctGAAATTCCAACATAAGGAAAAAGGGAATTGGGGGGATGGGGTAGGGTAGAATTCATGTTTCCCAAGTGCTTGAGTAAAAAGGATTCTTTGCCATTTTTCCCACGCTCCCCTTTCCCCCATCTGCTACCAAGTAGACAAGGTTCCTGTCTGGATACTTAGCCCCTCTAGCCGCTCTTTCAGATTGGCCTAGCTTTTCCCCCACACAGCTCCAAAGAGCAAAGCCCTCGACGCCATGTTGGCTTATAGCAACAACAGTTTAGGTGTGTGGCACAGCCAAACCAGGAGTTAAGACAGGCAGGAGCAGAATTGACACCTTTCATACATCAGGCAAAGGGCGGACTGCAGACTGAAAGTTGCAACCAAGCACCAGAGGATCAGAGCATTCAGCTAATTTAGGGATGAGGAACCCAATTAAAGGTTAAATTGAGAACCCCTACggagagagactttttttttgaagctttgTCCAAAGTAGCACTATAATCACACAGCCTGAAGGATCAGACAAAATGCTCATAATGAACAGGTGTCATTGGATGTCACAGCCCTGTCCTGGAACATAGTAAGGTCTTGGTAACCAGTAATAGGATGAAAAGGCTCTGGACAAGAAGCTTCAGGCTGAGTAGAAATTACTTGTCTGCCAGTTCCAACTGCTATTTCATTGCATGTTGCCTTTAGCAGATTACATCATCTCCCTTTGGATCTTCGTTTGCCAAATGTAAAATGAAGGGGTTAGATAAATGGTCTCTAGGGTCCCTTCCAACTCTAAGTTTTTAGCCTATGAATAAGGAGTCAAGGAGccaaccaattttttttattctatacaATCAAATCCTATAtatgtcaaatattaattgagcgCCTACTATGTGTTGGCCTGTTACTAAGCACTGAGAATACAATCTCGAACAAAACAAGCACTTTTCTTGCCCTTGGGGAGCTTATGAtctggaattaaataaatataaaaagcacagccatttattttagaaaatcaggAAGGTTTCTCTAAGGAAGTGACCTTTGAGCAGATTTGAAGGTTGAGTAattgaaagagaggaagaggcaggatGTTGCAGGCAGAAGCCTTGTTAAAGCCCTGCAAGAAAGAGCATGAGGATCTGAGAGAGGCCAGCCACCTTCTACTCTGGATCCTGCAGAGCCTAGGGCTAGGGGTACAGGGTGAGGCAGAAGGGCCAGGTATCTGGTTTAGAGATTTTATTCTTGGGTCTCAGAGCAACAGGTTAGCAGTTAAAGGGCTTAGGCAGGTGAGTGGCATGATGTACTTACTCTGAGCCAAGCAGAATAATGAGCTGCCCTTAGAGAATACTCTGTTGGTTACTTGGCATGAGGGGAAGCCCTGGACTCTGAAATTACAAGGAAATACAGAAATCACGTATTAGTTTTACTTCTTGCAATGAAAAGTTCTACTCAGTATAATACCAAGTAATGGTTAATCTGTTTTTACTAGTTCATACCTCACCATTATTTGTAACATGTTTTgaatctttagaaaaatgtacggtaattttgaaaatttatattacttttcttgATTACTGAGAAGTAGTTGCACAGTTATAGATTCTTGCTGTATATtatatcccttttctttttgcctagGAAGCCAGAGGAGTTAAAATAGAAATCAGTTCATTCAGTTCTGTTTGAGTAGCTCTGGTACTCATGAAGCCACTTGTAAATTCGTTTTTAATGTTCATAACTGGTGTGTCTGGTTTGATCTTCTACTTTTGTGGCATATAGGGATCCACACCACCAATGACTGTGTTCAAGGGGAACAAACGGCCTTATCAGAAAGACTGTGTGCTTATTATTAATCATGACACTGGTGAATATGTGCTGGAAAAACTCAGTAGCAGCATTCAGGTCAAGAAAACAAGGTATGTGAATGACCAGATACAGATTGATACAGGGTTTCTAGATCTTTGCATTATCTCTTCAGTTATTTTAGAGGGATATGAGCATCTGAGTATTCAGTGTCCTGTCGATAATATCAACAACTCTACCTGTGTCTTCTCAATAAGTCAGTAAAATACCACTTCCTcaaatgcaataaaaagaaataaaagcttttaagaCCTGAAACGTGGAAGCCACAGGGGAAAGGGAcgtattttataattaaatctattttattaatttcatgatTGTTCAAATAGTACCACCTAAGAGGATAAGATTTAAACTTGTAGACTTGTAATtagattaaaaacattaatttttcgCAAGATGCATTTGAGGTATTTATAACACTAAAATaaagttttgcctattttttaaattttttttaattaaaaaaaattttttttgaatgtttatttttgtgagagagggagagacagagaaagacagagcacgagcagggaaggggcagagagagagagggagacacagaatcccaagcaggctccaggctctgagctgttagcacagagcccaatgcggggcttgagcccacaaactgagatcatgatctgagccaaagtcggacgcctaaccgactgagccacccaggcgccccaagttctgcctatttttgtaaatagtgAGTTCTCTTTAATCTTTAATTCAACAGGCTTTACATTTGTAATACAAAgccaattaaattttaaagtcacAATTCATTCTATGAATAGAAGCAACCCACTGGTTCTGTTTTTTACATTGTGATACAGCAATTATTGTGATACAgtcctaaattcttttttttttttaatttttttttttttaacgtttatttatttttgagacagagagagacagagcatgaacgggggagggtcagagagagggagacacagaatccaaaacaggctccaggctccgagctgttagcacagagcctgatgcggagctcgaactcacggactgcgagatcatgacctgagccgaagtcggccgctcaaccagctgagccacccaggcgccccaatacagcCCTAAATTCTTAAAGAGAGTGTTATAGcctgatatttttctgtttatgcttcttcatttactcattccagaaaaaaagtaGCTACCATTTATCGAGGGGTTACTGAATACTATGCTAAATGCTTTCATGCATTATCCTACCTAACTTTACAAATAACATTTAGAAAGGTACTATCAttatctgtaaaaacaaacaaacaaaaaaaccacacacacacacgaagagaCTGCGGATTCATGAGCCTGTGAACCGGAGTCCAGCATCAGAACAGAGCCCTTAGCCTGGGCATGCACGTCCAagccccctgctcctctcctgccgGGGATAGATTTGTATTAATTACCTCCCCGAACCAGGTACCACTGTTAATTCCCCAACAGATGATGTTTGTGGGCATTTCTCTCACTACTCGCTGTCATCTATGGACTAGCAGCATTTGATCACTTGGATGCTTTTTAAAGTGCAGAATTTCAGGACCTGCTAAgttggaatctgcattttaatgagatCCTCAGGCGATCTGTGTGCCCACCAAAGTTCAAAAGCCGAAAGTGGGCTCATCCGTTTACAAAAGAAATTGTTAGTGAATAGAATTTTCTCCCGTTGGGGTGGGATGCTTTCCTTGTCCGCCTGCAAGAACTGGCGTGTGACAAGATGAACGGGCAGTAAACAGATCGTGGGAAAACTTGCAAACTAGCCAGCATTTCAAGAGCTGGTTTTATGTAGTAACTCATATACTTGTGACTATAACTTTATACCGTATACAAGTCAAGTAGTCCTATTGTCTGCTGGTAAAATGGGTTCTCACGATCACGTTGTGTCCTGCATATCGGTTTTATTTGCTTGTTATAAAATGTGAGCTTCTTGAGGgctgttttattcatctttgtatctctggTGTGTAGTGCAGTACCGGAATGCAGTAGGCAGTTGTTGAGTGAGTAGTTCATGGGATAAAGTGACAAACATCAGTATTTTGAAGTAGTGTGTAGAGAAGCACGATTGTGCAGAGACCTCTAGGTACTTGGTTACCTGAACAGATTTGAGGAGCACTGTTTTTGGCCCTGCAatttaatgtctgtttttcattttagagctGAGGGGAGCAGTAAAATCCAAGCCCGAATGGAACAGCAGCCCACTCGTCCCCCACAGCCATCTCAGccgccaccacctccaccacctctgCCATTCAGAGCTCCGACAAAACCTCCAGTTGGACCCAAAACTTCTCCTTTGAAAGATAACCCTTCACCTGAACCTCAACTGGATGACATCAAAAGAGGTAGGGAGCATTTTCTGGAACTGATAGCCACTGGGAGTTGGGTGTTGAGGCTTTTGTGGCGATCACAAGGCTATCATGTTGACATCACATGGGCACTGGTGGCATGGGCATTCTCTGCCATTGAAAAAATAATCTGCAGAGTTCACCATTCCAGAGGTGACGGAGGTGGGACTGTTACCACTTCTCTGTTTGACAAGGGAGGTCCAGGCAAGTGACTTGAGTTGTGGCTGTCTTTGCAGCTTTCTGTTCAGAGGCCCAGGATTTAAACAAGCATGACTGTCATCCAAAAGTCTATATGCCGTGCCTTTAAGGTTTTGGGAGAAGAGAATTCCAAGGTGTTGGGGTAAAAACCAGGTGTGTCAGTGTTAGTCTAGTATCTAGGTCAGAGGGATATTTAAAATACCAGGACCATTGGTTTGTACTAACAAAGGGTGTAAACATGAGAGTGCCATGGGACCTGGAAATGGACATGGCCTAGAAAGACCTAGAGGTCTGGTCGGGTTCTCACTTTGGCTTTCTCCTCATACAGGGAGGGGGTGGTTTTCGTTGTCCAGACTCTCAGGAAGTTATGAGGCTGTCGTATTTCAGATTTATAAAGTTTTATGAAACACAATGAAATCTGTAGCAGTAGTAAACAGGGAAAGATAGAGTTGTACTTGAGAAGTTTGCCTCTTCTGCCTTATAGAAGTGCTTTCAGTAAACAATCATTCTCTGCGTGGTGCACGCTTATTAagcctcctgttttgtttttgttcttgattttgattttcctCAGGGATATTGGAATGCTATTTGTTAAAGTTTTCACTTTAGTTGAACAAGAATTGGACTATGAGTGGTTAGTGATTGACAGTTACGCCTAAAGGAACCATGCGTGTTTAAAATCACATGGTATGTTTGGACAGGAAAATCTGGCATCTTTCTTGATGTGTCCTATGAGGTATCCTTAATGTATTCACCGACATTGAAAGGGTTAGGTAAACATGTTTTTCGTTCGCTGCTGTACTtctataaaaaaatgtaataccTGGCAGGCATGGCTGTCAGTGAAATCTATACAGAGGGCAGAGGAGGCATGTTGTTTCCCCATTTTCCTTCCGTTACCATGGTTCCTCCTGCATGCCTCAGTTCCTTTGTGGGACAGGAAAGCTGAAAAGGACCTCAGAGGCTGTCTGCtgtggccttttattttttcaaagtgtcttggaaaaaaatcattgactCCCACCTCGGTCTCACTGCTGGTTAGAGGCAGATCCAAAACAAGCACCCAGATCTTCCAATTCCTAGTCAAATATTTTTCAGCCCTTTAGCATAATATTTCTCTTATTTGGTGTTTAATCCCATAAttcacagtctttgtttttttaagtagataaGGCAAATAGGCTTAACTTACACAGAACCATCATTATCtgaaacagttttcttttttgttatttgggGTGAAGTTAATGTTTCCGCTGTCTCTCtgaagacagttttattttgttcattttggtcttAGTCGTTTTGTTTATACGTTTTTAAGGAATAAGAAGCAGGAATTTTAGTCATTCCTCATTGCTGTTGGTTTTGCCAATTCACTATTTACAGAAGGCAGCTTGCGGCCTTGAGAGTGGTTGCTGGCTAACCCCCGTCGTGTCATTTTATTCCAGAGCTGAGGGCTGAAGTTGACATTATTGAGCAGATGAGCAGCAGCAGTGGGAGCAGTTCCTCAGACTCTGAGAGCTCGTCGGGAAGCGATGATGACAGCTCCAGCAGCGAGGGTGAGGACAACGGTCCGGCTTCTCCTCCACAGCCTGCACACCAGCAGCCCTACAACAGCAGGCCGGCCGTTGCCAATGGAACCAGCCGGCCACAAGGAAGCAACCAGCTCATGAACACCCTCAGTAAGTGTGCTCTCCCTTTTCTGGCTCATAGAGGGGTGGCATGTCAGACTAGAGATGCAGCTTCTATATATCTTACACCCGAGTCTGTAAACCAGAAGATATTTAAGGCATAAGAAAGCATCCTGACAAAATTTGGAGCAGAAAGAAGTAAGTTaccaaacagttaaaaaaaataaaaggggcggGGGTGTTGGGGAAGCACAAAACTagaaaatctgttctttttttttcacccactGGCACAAATTAGTTTTTGTGAATTCTCGAAAATGCTGAAACATGAACAGCTCGGctctttgtttttgcatttaccAGGCTTTACAGGCTTTAGGGGCGATGCCCTCCACTATAGTGTCCCCTGCTTCTAGGTCTTTTTACAGTCCCAAGAACACAGTTGTGCAGACTGTGGTGTCCTGCAGCCCATAGACTTTGGAACCTGAGCCATTAGGGTATATTTGGGAACCAACTAGCCTTtggcaagaggaagaggaaggacatTGCTATATCTGGGTGGCTCTCTGTGCAGTTGATACTaaagtaaaggagagaaaaacaagaacaaaaacagatttCTTCGTATTGGAGATGGGGAGAGTGCTTGCTCCCTATGCCGTTCTCTCTCCAGTATCCTAATGAATGCTTTCATCTGGCATGACTGCCTTTGAGGAGGTTGGAAGGTCTGGAGGCAATAGTTGGTAAGCTAACCTAGTTAACCCTACTACAGTGGACCAGGCGAAGGTAATTCTCAACTTCACCACTACAGACATTGTGGGGCAGATAAATCTTTGTCAtgggggctgttctgtgcattgcAGGATGACTAAgagcattcctggcctctacccgGTAGatgcccttctctttcccttgtcCCCAGTTGTGTCAACCCCAAATATCTCAAGACATTGCCAGATATCCTCTGGGGGGCAAGACCACTCCTGCTGGAGAAACGCTACTTGAGTGAGTTG
This genomic stretch from Acinonyx jubatus isolate Ajub_Pintada_27869175 chromosome C2, VMU_Ajub_asm_v1.0, whole genome shotgun sequence harbors:
- the EAF1 gene encoding ELL-associated factor 1 isoform X2, which gives rise to MALPPPLPPPLPSRTQKSLPDAGSSAALLPRSPPPPRRRGEDLLPAPGGRRLGSPCAPERCTGSFVPPDAGAGSSDRGRARRAPVRALGSWGAMNGTANPLLDREEHCLRLGESFEKRPRASFHTIRYDFKPASIDTSCEGELQVGKGDEVTITLPHIPGSTPPMTVFKGNKRPYQKDCVLIINHDTGEYVLEKLSSSIQVKKTRAEGSSKIQARMEQQPTRPPQPSQPPPPPPPLPFRAPTKPPVGPKTSPLKDNPSPEPQLDDIKRELRAEVDIIEQMSSSSGSSSSDSESSSGSDDDSSSSEGEDNGPASPPQPAHQQPYNSRPAVANGTSRPQGSNQLMNTLRCRCKPETVTVSL
- the EAF1 gene encoding ELL-associated factor 1 isoform X1 encodes the protein MALPPPLPPPLPSRTQKSLPDAGSSAALLPRSPPPPRRRGEDLLPAPGGRRLGSPCAPERCTGSFVPPDAGAGSSDRGRARRAPVRALGSWGAMNGTANPLLDREEHCLRLGESFEKRPRASFHTIRYDFKPASIDTSCEGELQVGKGDEVTITLPHIPGSTPPMTVFKGNKRPYQKDCVLIINHDTGEYVLEKLSSSIQVKKTRAEGSSKIQARMEQQPTRPPQPSQPPPPPPPLPFRAPTKPPVGPKTSPLKDNPSPEPQLDDIKRELRAEVDIIEQMSSSSGSSSSDSESSSGSDDDSSSSEGEDNGPASPPQPAHQQPYNSRPAVANGTSRPQGSNQLMNTLRNDLQLSESGSDSDD